From one Candidatus Zixiibacteriota bacterium genomic stretch:
- the nadB gene encoding L-aspartate oxidase: MEQRCDYLVIGSGIAGLFYALKVAQGDPRARVTIVTKKQETDSSTNRAQGGIAAVLAGTDSFEAHVSDTLVAGCGLCHRDVVEHVVRAGPAVISELMDYGVRFTRRDGALDLGREGGHSANRVVHASDLTGREIERALLSACRALSDRVTIYRNHMAMDLIVADNDEGRRCIGATVQSEENESLTNFLAPVTLLATGGMGQIYYHTSNPKIATGDGVALAFRAGVPVGNLEFVQFHPTTLYSPGRWPFLISEAVRGEGARLRSVSGEYFMEHAHELKDLAPRDIVARAIDKELKRSGEEYVLLDVSHRDPEFIKKRFPNIYRQCLRYGFDITERAIPVVPAAHYACGGVVSDISGQTALPGLLVAGEVAMTGMHGANRLASNSLLEAVVMAEFAAQRSLAYRASVDIPHSLPKLDRPERFGSYPEEKILFSHFKRELQRVMSDLVGIVRTQERLSIALGLVRRIAYEVEDIFHTTPATHALVELRNMVQTAQLVILSAISRKESRGLQYLEDNTETDDAFLKDTIIDRLPEEATEEA, from the coding sequence ATGGAGCAACGCTGCGATTATCTCGTTATCGGCAGCGGCATCGCCGGACTGTTTTACGCCCTCAAGGTTGCGCAGGGAGATCCACGGGCGCGCGTGACGATTGTTACCAAGAAGCAGGAGACGGACTCGAGCACCAATCGGGCGCAGGGCGGTATCGCCGCAGTTCTTGCGGGGACGGACTCGTTCGAAGCGCACGTGAGCGATACCCTCGTGGCGGGCTGCGGATTGTGCCATCGCGACGTCGTCGAGCATGTGGTGAGAGCGGGACCGGCGGTTATCTCCGAGCTCATGGATTACGGTGTTCGGTTTACCCGTCGGGACGGCGCATTGGATCTCGGCAGAGAGGGCGGGCACTCGGCCAACCGTGTCGTTCACGCGTCCGATCTTACCGGACGGGAGATCGAACGTGCCCTGCTGAGCGCCTGTCGGGCGTTGAGCGACCGGGTTACGATCTATCGGAATCACATGGCTATGGACCTGATCGTTGCCGACAACGACGAAGGTCGTCGTTGTATCGGCGCAACGGTGCAGAGCGAGGAAAACGAATCGCTGACCAACTTCCTCGCTCCGGTGACACTGCTGGCGACGGGGGGGATGGGCCAGATTTACTATCACACGTCGAATCCGAAGATCGCCACCGGGGACGGCGTGGCGCTTGCGTTCCGAGCCGGGGTTCCGGTCGGCAATCTCGAGTTCGTTCAGTTTCATCCGACCACGCTCTACAGTCCCGGCCGCTGGCCGTTTTTGATATCGGAGGCGGTGCGGGGCGAGGGAGCCCGCCTTCGCTCGGTATCGGGCGAGTATTTTATGGAGCACGCGCACGAACTCAAGGATTTGGCCCCGCGTGATATCGTTGCACGGGCGATCGACAAGGAGCTCAAGCGATCGGGCGAGGAGTACGTGCTGCTTGACGTCAGCCACCGCGATCCGGAGTTCATCAAGAAGCGATTCCCGAATATTTATCGTCAGTGTTTGCGGTACGGGTTTGATATTACGGAGCGGGCGATCCCCGTCGTACCTGCCGCGCACTACGCCTGCGGTGGTGTTGTTTCCGACATCAGCGGACAGACCGCCCTGCCCGGTCTCCTGGTGGCCGGCGAGGTGGCCATGACCGGCATGCACGGCGCCAACCGACTGGCGTCGAACTCACTGCTCGAAGCGGTGGTCATGGCCGAGTTTGCCGCACAGCGATCGCTGGCTTATCGGGCCTCGGTCGACATTCCGCACTCACTGCCGAAGCTCGACAGGCCTGAGCGATTCGGTTCATATCCGGAAGAGAAGATTTTGTTTTCGCATTTCAAGCGGGAGCTGCAGCGAGTCATGTCCGATCTGGTCGGCATCGTTCGCACGCAGGAACGCCTGAGCATAGCGCTCGGACTGGTGCGGCGGATTGCGTACGAGGTCGAGGACATCTTTCACACCACTCCGGCCACGCACGCGCTGGTGGAGCTGCGGAATATGGTACAAACGGCGCAGCTGGTCATCCTGTCGGCGATCTCCCGGAAGGAGTCGCGCGGCCTGCAGTATCTCGAAGACAACACCGAAACGGACGATGCCTTTTTGAAAGATACGATAATCGACCGTTTACCTGAGGAGGCGACGGAGGAAGCGTGA